A portion of the Pan troglodytes isolate AG18354 chromosome 10, NHGRI_mPanTro3-v2.0_pri, whole genome shotgun sequence genome contains these proteins:
- the DAZAP2 gene encoding DAZ-associated protein 2 isoform X2 — translation MNSKGQYPTQPTYPVQPPGNPVYPQTLHLPQAPPYTDAPPAYSELYRPSFVHPGAATVPTMSAAFPGASLYLPMAQSVAVGPLGSTIPMAYYPVGPIYPPASTSWMPSQCCSACSHAGSQRPRNSAEGELLHGWFRWWLHHLVRNQGHLCAGKDITYLQHFSQCNCFSHINLKLQFRHMLLGCLSGAQTFRHFSNLIRNHVMVAVPP, via the exons ATGAACAGCAAAG gTCAATATCCAACACAGCCAACCTACCCTGTGCAGCCTCCTGGGAATCCAGTATACCCTCAGACCTTGCATCTTCCTCAGGCTCCACCCTATACCGATGCTCCACCTGCCTACTCAGAG CTCTATCGTCCGAGCTTTGTGCACCCAGGGGCTGCCACAGTCCCCACCATGTCAGCCGCATTTCCTGGAGCCTCTCTGTATCTTCCCATGGCCCAGTCTGTGGCTGTTGGGCCTTTAGGTTCCACAATCCCCATGGCTTATTATCCAGTCGGTCCCATCTATCCACCTG cctccacctcctggatgcCCTCCCAATGCTGCTCAGCTTGCAGTCATGCAGGGAGCCAACGTCCTCGTAACTCAGCGGAAGGGGAACTTCTTCATGGGTGGTTCAGATGGTGGCTACACCATCTGGTGAGGAACCAAGGCCACCTTTGTGCCGGGAAAGACATCACATACCTTCAGCACTTCTCACAATGTAACTGCTTTAGTCATATTAACCTGAAGTTGCAGTTTAGACACATGTTGTTGGGGTGTCTTTCTGGTGCCCAAACTTTCAGGCACTTTTCAAATTTAATAAGGAACCATGTAATGGTAGCAGTACCTCCCTAA
- the DAZAP2 gene encoding DAZ-associated protein 2 isoform X1 codes for MNSKGQYPTQPTYPVQPPGNPVYPQTLHLPQAPPYTDAPPAYSELYRPSFVHPGAATVPTMSAAFPGASLYLPMAQSVAVGPLGSTIPMAYYPVGPIYPPGSTVLVEGGYDAGARFGAGATAGNIPPPPPGCPPNAAQLAVMQGANVLVTQRKGNFFMGGSDGGYTIW; via the exons ATGAACAGCAAAG gTCAATATCCAACACAGCCAACCTACCCTGTGCAGCCTCCTGGGAATCCAGTATACCCTCAGACCTTGCATCTTCCTCAGGCTCCACCCTATACCGATGCTCCACCTGCCTACTCAGAG CTCTATCGTCCGAGCTTTGTGCACCCAGGGGCTGCCACAGTCCCCACCATGTCAGCCGCATTTCCTGGAGCCTCTCTGTATCTTCCCATGGCCCAGTCTGTGGCTGTTGGGCCTTTAGGTTCCACAATCCCCATGGCTTATTATCCAGTCGGTCCCATCTATCCACCTGGCTCCACAGTGCTGGTGGAAGGAGGGTATGATGCAGGTGCCAGATTTGGAGCTGGGGCTACTGCTGGCAACATTCCT cctccacctcctggatgcCCTCCCAATGCTGCTCAGCTTGCAGTCATGCAGGGAGCCAACGTCCTCGTAACTCAGCGGAAGGGGAACTTCTTCATGGGTGGTTCAGATGGTGGCTACACCATCTGGTGA